GAACCGCTCGGAGAGCCGCCTCCGCCCGGCGCACCGTCGAGCGCGTCGAGCTTCTGGATCAGCGCGGCGAGCGTCTCCGCCTCGGGCAGCGTCGCCAGGCGCAGCACCGCCATCTCGAGCGCGTGCTCCTGCCGCGACGCGAATGGAAGCTCGCCGATGCGCGAGAGCAACACGCGGAAGAGTCGCTGCAGCGTCTCGGGGTCGTGCGGCCGCGCGCGCTCGCGAAGCTCGGCGATCGCCTCGGGCGCGGCGTCGATCATTCCGGTCGGGTCATCGACCAGGCGCGCGACGACCAGATCGCGCAGCTCCGCGAGCAGATCTCCCGCCAGGCGCGCCGGATCGATGCCCCGCTCGAGCACGCGGCGCAGCGCCACGAGCGCTGCAGCCGGGTCGCGCGCGAGCACCGGCTCGAGCACGCCGACCAGAAGCTTGCGGTCGATCAGGTCGAGGATCTCGATCGCGTCCTTCTCGGCGACGGTCTTGCCGAGAGCGCTCGTCAGGCGGTCGAGAAGCGTGAGGGCGTCGCGCCCGCTGCCCTCGGCCTCGCGCGCAATGGTGCGCAGCACCGCTTCGGGCACCTCGATCCCATCCGCGCTGCAGATCCTGCCGAGCAGCGTGAGCAGCTCGGCGCTGCCCAGCCGGCGCAGATCGAAGCGCTGCACGCGCGAGAGCACGGTGATCGGGATCTTCTGCGGGTCGGTGGTCGCCAGGATGAACAGGCTGCGCGGCGGCGGCTCTTCGAGCGTCTTCAGCAGCGCGTTGAACGCCGGGGTCGAGAGCATGTGGACTTCGTCGATGATGAAGATGCGGTGCTTGCCGGGCGCGGCCGCGTAGCGGACGCTCTCGCGGATCTCGCGCACGTTGTCGACGCCGGTGTTGCTGGCGGCGTCGATCTCCTGCACGTCGAGCGACGTGCCCGCCGCGATCTCCAGACACGGCGAGCACCTCCCGCACGGCTTCTCGGTCGGGCCCTCGTCGCAGTTCAGCGCGCGCGCGAGGATTCGCGCGATCGTGGTCTTCGCCACACCGCGCGGACCCGCGAGAAGCAGCGCGTGCGGCAAGCGGCCGAGCCGGATCGCGTTGCGCAGCGCCGTCACGACGTGCCGCTGGCCCTCGATCTCGTCGAAGGTCTTCGGCCGGAAACGCCGCGCGAGAACCTCGTAGCTCATCTCGGGGGAGTCATTGTCAGGGGAGAACCTCGGCCAGGTCCATCACCGCGGGTGATCGCTGGGCCGATCCGACCACCTGGAGAGCACCGCTACCGTTGCTTCCTTCCGGACCTGGCGGGGTTCACGGACCGACCACCGGCCGGGACCCAGCGATCACCGGCGGTGATGGACGCCCGGACTCTAACTTGGCCCCCGCCGAAGGTAAACCTGCGCCCGGCGGCGCTTCGGGCGCTTCGGGCGCCTCGGGCGCCTCGAGCGTCTCGCGAGCGAGCTGGCGCAGCAGGATCGCCGCGAGCGTCGCGCGCTCCGACAGGCTCGGAAGCTCGATGTACTCCGCGTCCGTGTGGGCGCCGCCGCCGCGCACGCCCATCGAATCGAGTGTGGGAAGCCCGACCTCGGCCATGATCGAGCCGTCGGTGACACCGGCGGAGTGCACGGGCTCCGGCGCCGCGTAGCGCAACGCGAGCGAGACCCCGCGGTGCGCGGCGAGGAGTCTCGCGACCTCGGGCGTCTCGGGCTTCGGCGGCCGGTGCAGCACTCCCCAGAGCGCGGCGCTGGTTCCCGCGCCGTCGTTCGCGCGCGCGATCCGCTCGAGCTCGCGCTGCACCTCCTGGCCCTGCGCGAGCTCGTCGAAGCGCAGGTCGATCCAGGCCTCGGCGTGCGCGGGAACGATGTTGCGTTTGGTGCCGCCGGAGATCGTGCCGACGTTCAGGATCACCCCGCGCTCGTAGTCGGTGAGTGACTCGATATTGATCACCTTGCGGGCCAGCGCGACGATCGCGCTGCGCCCGTCGCGCTGCGACGTGGCGACGTGCGAGGCGACACCTTCGACCGAGAGCTGGAACTGGCCGACGCCGCTTCGCGAGCGCGCCATCTCGCCGTTCTCGGGCGAGGGCTCGAAGACGAAGCCGATCTGCGCGCGCTTCGCCTCGGCCTCGATCCGGGGGCGCGAGCCGAGCGAGCCGATCTCCTCGTC
Above is a window of Deltaproteobacteria bacterium DNA encoding:
- the dnaX gene encoding DNA polymerase III subunit gamma/tau is translated as MSYEVLARRFRPKTFDEIEGQRHVVTALRNAIRLGRLPHALLLAGPRGVAKTTIARILARALNCDEGPTEKPCGRCSPCLEIAAGTSLDVQEIDAASNTGVDNVREIRESVRYAAAPGKHRIFIIDEVHMLSTPAFNALLKTLEEPPPRSLFILATTDPQKIPITVLSRVQRFDLRRLGSAELLTLLGRICSADGIEVPEAVLRTIAREAEGSGRDALTLLDRLTSALGKTVAEKDAIEILDLIDRKLLVGVLEPVLARDPAAALVALRRVLERGIDPARLAGDLLAELRDLVVARLVDDPTGMIDAAPEAIAELRERARPHDPETLQRLFRVLLSRIGELPFASRQEHALEMAVLRLATLPEAETLAALIQKLDALDGAPGGGGSPSGSGSTGPGARVAKPAAPAKPAPRVSSAPATAAAAVPALVAAPAPAAAAAPAAAPAPEPEPPTPDDAELAPPIDDARDGALLPPDRSVLSHQQRSALEARVRAEAKAHPSVHQVIETLDAELREIRVDSRTLAPPGRGAP